GAAACCTTCTTCGATTACAGGACCGATCACCATTTTCGCTTCTGGGAACAATTGCTTAACTGCATGTCCGACCAAGTGCGCGCATGAGTGACGAATGATTTCTAAACCTTCTTCATCTTTAGGGGTAATAATCTGAACTGTTGCATCTTCTGTGATTAAGTCACAAGCATCCACCAAGCGATCATTGATACGGCCAGCAACTGTATTTTTTGCAAGACCCGGACCAATGCTCTGAGCAAGTTCCATCACGGAAATTGGATGATCAAACTGCTTCTGATCACCATTTGGTAAAGTAATGATTGGCATAATAAAATCCTTAAGGAGTGATGCCCTATACGAAGGAGCATATCACCGCGAGATTATGTATTGAGGCGCAGCCTCAAAAGATAAAAAACGGCGGATAAAAAAGTATCCAAGATTTTACACGGGTTTAGCTGTGGATGAAACCTCTAAGCCAGAAAAACCCAAGATCAGTCCAGATTCATCTCCGACTAAAGCCTAAATGATTTAGACTCGATGACAGAATAGTTTAGTTATCAATGAAAAGAACAGAAATGGAGCAAGACACATGGTGAGTGCATATGATCAATTACCCAAGACCCCTGCAAATTTTGTTGCCTTATCCCCGTTACGTTATTTAGAACGCGCGGCTTATATTTATCCGCAGCATGCCGCGATTATTCATGCTGAACGTCAGATTACCTGGCAGCAGACTTATCAGCGTTGTCGTCAATTTGCACACCAGTTAAGCCGTTTGGGCATTCAAAAAAACGAGACTGTTTCAGTACTCTTACCCAATATTCCCGCCATGATCGAAGCACATTTTGCCGTGCCAATGGCAGGTGCAGTACTCAACACCTTGAATACCCGTCTTGATGCCAAGACCATTGCTTTTATGCTAGAACACGCGGAAACCAAAGTGCTGTTGGTTGATCCTGAATTTCGTCAAGTGGCTGAAGAAGCGCTCACGCTTGTCTCACAAGAAATTATTGTGATTGATGTCTTTGATTCTGAATTTGAAGGTGAACAAATTGCGCTTGGACAGTATGAATATGAAGCATGGATCGCCCAAGGTGATCCTGAATTTGAATGGCGACTTCCTCAAGATGAATGGGATGCAATTAGCCTGAGTTATACTTCGGGTACCACAGGCAACCCTAAAGGTGTAGTCTACCATCACCGTGGTGCTTATTTGAATGCTGCCAGTAATATCTTGGCCTGTGGCATGAAACCTCGGGCTACATACCTTTGGACCCTGCCGCTATTTCATTGCAATGGTTGGTGCTTTGCTTGGTCAATTGCAGCCAGTGGCGGTACTAATATTTGCCTACGTCGTGTCGACCCCGCGTTAATTTTCAAATACATCGCAGTATATAAAGTGGATTATTTCTGCGGTGCGCCAATTGTGCTGTCCATGCTGATCAACACACCAAGCGAACAGAAAACAGCATTTGAGCATGATGTTGAAGTGATGGTTGCGGGCGCTGCGCCACCTGTGGCAATCATCGAGGGAATGCGCAATATCGGCATTAACGTCAATCATGTCTATGGTTTGACCGAAACCTACGGTCCTTCAGCCTTATGTGCGTCACAAGCAGGCTGGAGTGATTTATCCATTCAGGAGCAAGCGCAACTACACTCTCGCCAAGGCGTGCCTTATCCGTTACAGGATAGTATGCGGGTACTTGATCCAGAAACCATGCAGCCCGTCCCCAATGATGGAAAAACCATGGGGGAAATCATGTTTCGTGGCAACATTGTCATGAAAGGTTATTTAAAGAATCCCCAAGCCACTGAAGAGGCCTTTAAAGGAGGATGGTTCCACACCGGAGACTTGGCCGTCAGTCATGCGGATGGTTACGCCAAAATTACTGATCGTTCCAAAGATATCATTATTTCAGGTGGTGAAAATATTTCATCTTTGGAAGTTGAAGATGTGCTGTATCGGCATCCTGCGGTACTCACAGCCGCAGTGGTGGCTAAGCCTGATCCGCGTTGGCAGGAAGTACCCTGTGCCTTTATTGAACTCAAACAAGGAGCATCCGCATCAGCTGAGGAAATCATTGCCCATTGTCAGCAAGAACTGGCTCGTTTTAAAGTCCCCAAAGATGTGGTGATTACCGAGATTCCTAAAACTTCGACAGGAAAATTGCAGAAATTTATTTTAAGGGAGTGGGCCAAAGAACGGGCAAGCAGCGAGTTTGGCGGTTAAACTCACAGATAAAAAAAGAAGTTTCCGTGGAAACTTCTTTTAACATGCTAATTACTGTTCAGATAGCAGCGCGACCTGCTGTACATAGTTCACAAATTTGCGTTTCGAAGCCTCTAGCTCCTCTTCACTCACCTGTTGTTTGATGTCACGGTGAATTCGCAATACATGCTGACGTAAAGTATGACGTTCAGATGCATTAAATACTTTGCTAAATTCATTAATGATTGGATCACCTTGATCAATCATACGATCAACCCAACGCATCAACTGCATTTGTTTTTTCGCGCCTTGTTGCGGAGTGAGATAAGACAAAATCGTTGTTTCATCTTCATTACGCAATAACTTACCAACACGTTGGAACTGACGACGACGTGCTTCAAATGAACTGATCTTTTGCACTTCAAGCAATGCATCAATTAAACGTTCATCGACAGGAAGCTTTTGAATCTGCTTAGGATTGAGTTGAGCCAACTGCTCACCCAAAGCGGCCATGCGTTGTACGGCTTTCTTTTGCTCGGTTCGACTTGCACGCCCGTCTAATGACTCAAAATCTTCATCGGTATAACGTTGGGGACCACGTGCCACTATTACTCTGCCTCATAAAATTTTGCTGCGAACAGCGTTTGAATTTCTTCCAGTGCCTGCTCTTCATCAGCACCTTCGATTACCAGTCTTAATGTGGTGCCCTTACCCGCACCTAACATCAACAATGACATAATATTTTTTGCATCAACCAACTTATCGCCCTTGCCAATTTGGATCGAAGCACGAAACTTGGTCGTCACTTCAATCAGTTTACCAGATGCACGCGCATGTAAGCCGAGTTTATTAATTACATCAATTGTTGTGTCTATCATGACCAGTGCTTCATTTCTCTATGTAAGATTTGGACAGTCCATTTTGCCTCAAGGGCTTGTTTGAGTCTATCCACGATATAAACTGAACGATGCTGCCCACCAGTACATCCCACCGAAATGGTCATGTAATGGCGATGCCCTTCTGCAAAAGCAGGTAACCACTTTTCTAGGAAAGTATAAATATCTTCAAACATGTCATTGGTTTGTTGACTGCCTTCCAAAAAGCGGCGCACAGGTTCATCTAAACCTGAAAAACGGCGTAATTCTAAATCCCAATGTGGATTTGGTAAATGCCGTACGTCAAATACATAATCTGCATCCAGTGGAATACCATGCTTATAACCAAAGGACTGTAAAATGACGATCAAATTATCTGATTGTCCAAGCTTAGACAATAAAATATGTTTTAAATCATGAACGCTTTTATCAGTGGTATCAATATGTACTGTAGAACGGAATTGTATCGGAATTAATAGCTGTTTCTCTTCCTGAATACATTGCAACAAACTATTAAAGCGACTAGCCAAAGGATGAGGACGACGGGATGCACTAAAACGTGCAATCAAATCCTGATCCTGCGTGGTCAGATAAATAATATCGACGGTACCATGTCGCTGTAATTGCTGAAACACATGATCAAACTCTTGCATATCGGCACGGGTACTTCGAATATCGACCCCCAGTGCCAGTTGCTCCAGATTATTTTCATGATCAAGTTTGGCTACAATTTCAGGCAATAACGCCAAAGGTAAGTTATCTATACAATAATAGCCCAAGTCTTCAAGTACTTGTAAGGCTGAGGATTTTCCCGAACCGGATTGACCTGTAACGATAAGAATACGCTTCATGGCGTTTTGCCCTTCATTTTTTATGTTTTAAAGTCGATTTGTAGGTTATCAATCAACCGGGTTGAACCAAGCTTGGCTGCAATAAATAACACCAAGTTTTGATCAAACTGTTGAATCGGTTGCAAGTTGGTTTGTCGAGCCTCCACATAATCCACAACAAAACCCGCTTGTGTCAATTGAGCAGAGATATTTTCTAACACTTGCGACAAAGCTTGGCCTTCATGTAACTGCTGTTCGGCTTGTTTGAGCAATTGATAAATCGTCGGCGCGGCGGCACGTTGCTGTTCAGTCAGATAACCATTACGCGAGCTTAAAGCAAGACCATCTTCAGCACGGACAATCGGTACGCCAATCACTTCCAATGGCATATTCAAGTCTTGTACCAACTGACGAATCACGGCCAATTGCTGATAGTCCTTTTGACCAAAGAAAGCAAAATCAGGTTGGACGATATTGAATAGTTTGGTCACCACAACCGCAACACCATCAAAATGACCTGGACGCGATTTTCCACACAGGTCATCGGTAATTTGACCCACACTGATATTGGTCAAACGTGGTTGTGTGCCATACATTTGCTCAACCGTCGGGGCAAAAATAATATCGCAACCAACATCTGCCAATAAACGACTATCTTGCTCTAAAGTACGTGGATAGCTATCAAAATCCTCGCCTGCACCAAACTGAATTGGATTGACGAAAATACTCACCACCACGACATCACACAGTTTTTTTGCTTCACGCACCAAAGTCAAATGCCCTTCGTGCAAGTTCCCCATAGTCGGTACAAAACCAATCAACTTTTTTGAACTACGCGCAGGCGCAAGTGATGCAGTTAAGCCTTGTATTGTTGTTTCAGTTTTCATGAATTAAAGCTCAACTTGGAAAGTATGTTCCTTGGCTGGGAACGACTGGTCTTGCACTGCGGCATGGTACGATTTAAATGCATCGACGATCGCAGTTTCACCTGCTTGCTCTTTCATAAAGTTGCGTACAAAACGTGCCACGCGACCAAAGGTTAAACCGAGCATGTCCTGTACCACCAGCACTTGACCATCGGTTTCATTGCCCGCGCCAATTCCGATCACTGGCGTATTCGGGAATAATTCAGCAATTTCTTTACCGAGTTGAGCTGGGACACATTCAAGCAATAAAACCGCCGCACCCGCATCAACCACCGCTTGGCAATCAGCAATCAATTGATCTGCTGCTTCACGTGTTCTTGCTTGAAGCTTATAACCACCAAACACATGCACAGATTGCGGTGTTAGGCCTAAATGTACACAGACAGGAATACCATTACGGGTTAATACCGTCACCAGTTCACTGAGCCAAGCCCCACCTTCAATCTTGACCATTTGTGCGCCGACCTGCATCACCGACTTGGCATTTTTCAAGCCATCTTCAAGTGTGGCATAGCTCATAAATGGCAGGTCAGTCATGATTAAGGCATGTGCATTACCACGGCGTACAGCTGCAGTATGGTAAGCCATATCTTCAACTGTGACAGGAAGTGTAGAGTCTCTGCCTTGAATCGCCATTCCTAGAGAGTCACCGATTAAAATCGTATCAATTTCAGCCAATTCCATAGCTTTAGCCATACTTGCATCATAGCAAGTGAGGCATGAGAACTTGCGTCCTTCGGCTTTAAACTTTCTTAAGTCACTTAGACTAATCATGATGATGTCCTCTACAGGCGTTTCCAGAACGAAACAGTCTTAAGCGGTTGCCCAAGACTGGTCTGCTATTACAGTCAAGTTTGCTTGCTGCACCAGTTCTAAATCTTTTAATGAATGACCATTTAATTGCAAATGAGCATCTAAATCTAATAAGGGAAGCAATACAAAATCACGTTGCAGAATACCGATATGTGGTACGGTTAAACGTTCATTTTGGATCTGCTCTTGACCATAGATTAATAAATCCAGATCAAGGGTACGCTCTCCCCAACGTCGTAAACGGACACGCCCTGACTCTTGCTCAAATTGTTGTAATTGATCAAGTAAAGCAAGCGGTGCTAGCGTAGTGTCCAGTTGAACAACGGCATTTAAATAGTGAGGTTGATCTTGCGGCCCCATCGGCGGACTTTGATATAGTCGCGATACCTGTACAGCTCCCAAGCTTGCAAGCTTCGCAACAGCTTCACTCAGAATCTGCCGCGAATCGCCTAAGTTACTGCCTAGACCAATATAAGTACGAATGGTCATTGTGTTGGCCCAAAAACCACTTGGCTGAGATCACGTTGTATACGTTTACGCTTGAGGATCGGGTGATCGGCATTCACTGAGCCCGTAGTCGCTTTTTCAATGAAACGACTGCTTGATTCATCCGCTCTGACCCGTTCTTTCTTGGCACGGCGGCTTCGTGGCTCAGGTACATTCACCAAAGGCTCAATTTCAGCAGTCTTCGGCTCATCAACTTCAACAGCCTTACGACGTGTCTTACTACGTTGACGGTTGTATTGACGAATCACTGCTTCTTTTTGATCCGTGCTCATTTCTTGGTAGGCTTCCCACCAAACGCCCATACCTTCAGTACCGCTATCGCCTGATTTCTCACGCAATAACAAGAAGTCAAAGCCTGCACGGAAACGTGCATGACCAGCCAAAGCTTCAATTTGCTGTGGCTTTGGATTGAGCAAACGGGTTTGCATTTCCCAAACTTCACGAATAAAGGTTTCAGCAAAACGTGGAATGATGGTCCGCGTTGCTTGACGCTTCAACACATCCAAACCTGCTTGTGCACGCGCTTCCGCTGGCACGACACCTTTGTTCAAATAGAAATCGCAGCGTTCCAAGAAAGGTTTCCATAACAACACCGCATAGAAAAATGCAGGATTGATGGTTTTACCAATTTGAATTCGTTGATCAGTATTACGTGCTGCACGGTCGATAAAAGCGGTCAGGTTCGGTGGAATTTCAGCAAATAACTGCTTCCAAACACCAAACTCAATCAACATCGGTAATACACGGGTCAGGTGCCCCATGGTGAATAGCTTTTGCGACTCATCATATAAACGATGTGGCGAGACATCTCGCAACAATTGCGTCATTTCAGGATCAAAAACATCCAAAATCGATTGATCAATCTGGAAATTTAATTTTGCTGCAAAACGCAAAGCACGCAACATCCGCACTGGATCTTCTTCAAAGCGCTGTGCAGGTTCACCCAAGAACCGTAAGGTACGACTATTGATATCATCCACCGCATGGCAGAAATCAAGCACGATGCCTTTACGTGGCTGGTAATACAAGGTATTGATCGAAAAATCTCGACGAGCAAAGTCTTGCTCAATCGTTCCCCAGTTATTATCACGAAGAATCATCCCAGATGCACTGGTGACTGCTTTTTTCGGTGGGGCACGGAAGGTCGCAACTTCAATCAGTTCGCGACCAGAATATACATGTGCTAACTCAAAACGTCGTCCGATAATTCGGCAACGTCGACCAAAAACCTCTTTCACTTGGGCTGGTGTAGCATTAGTAACCGCGTCAAAATCCTTTGGATTAAGACCTAACATCATGTCTCGAACACCACCGCCCACAATATATGCCTCGTAGCCTGCTTTAGTCAGACTATCGATCACATCTAAAATTGAGGAAGGAAGTTGAGTTGTGGACAAACCACATTTTGACGCACGCAAAGTTTGCAAAAGACACTGTCTCCTACGTCAGGACGTAAATAACAATTTGTCGCTAATCATAGCTCTAACACACACAAAGGGCAATTTATTCTGTTGGAAGTTTCAACAGTTCAGTCTATCTAATCAATCCGATTTTTACTTTCTCAAGTTTACAACATAAGCTTACTCTTATTTTTCTCAAGTAATTTT
This genomic stretch from Acinetobacter sp. C32I harbors:
- a CDS encoding acyl-CoA synthetase — protein: MVSAYDQLPKTPANFVALSPLRYLERAAYIYPQHAAIIHAERQITWQQTYQRCRQFAHQLSRLGIQKNETVSVLLPNIPAMIEAHFAVPMAGAVLNTLNTRLDAKTIAFMLEHAETKVLLVDPEFRQVAEEALTLVSQEIIVIDVFDSEFEGEQIALGQYEYEAWIAQGDPEFEWRLPQDEWDAISLSYTSGTTGNPKGVVYHHRGAYLNAASNILACGMKPRATYLWTLPLFHCNGWCFAWSIAASGGTNICLRRVDPALIFKYIAVYKVDYFCGAPIVLSMLINTPSEQKTAFEHDVEVMVAGAAPPVAIIEGMRNIGINVNHVYGLTETYGPSALCASQAGWSDLSIQEQAQLHSRQGVPYPLQDSMRVLDPETMQPVPNDGKTMGEIMFRGNIVMKGYLKNPQATEEAFKGGWFHTGDLAVSHADGYAKITDRSKDIIISGGENISSLEVEDVLYRHPAVLTAAVVAKPDPRWQEVPCAFIELKQGASASAEEIIAHCQQELARFKVPKDVVITEIPKTSTGKLQKFILREWAKERASSEFGG
- the yjgA gene encoding ribosome biogenesis factor YjgA, encoding MARGPQRYTDEDFESLDGRASRTEQKKAVQRMAALGEQLAQLNPKQIQKLPVDERLIDALLEVQKISSFEARRRQFQRVGKLLRNEDETTILSYLTPQQGAKKQMQLMRWVDRMIDQGDPIINEFSKVFNASERHTLRQHVLRIHRDIKQQVSEEELEASKRKFVNYVQQVALLSEQ
- a CDS encoding HPr family phosphocarrier protein produces the protein MIDTTIDVINKLGLHARASGKLIEVTTKFRASIQIGKGDKLVDAKNIMSLLMLGAGKGTTLRLVIEGADEEQALEEIQTLFAAKFYEAE
- the rapZ gene encoding RNase adapter RapZ, which gives rise to MKRILIVTGQSGSGKSSALQVLEDLGYYCIDNLPLALLPEIVAKLDHENNLEQLALGVDIRSTRADMQEFDHVFQQLQRHGTVDIIYLTTQDQDLIARFSASRRPHPLASRFNSLLQCIQEEKQLLIPIQFRSTVHIDTTDKSVHDLKHILLSKLGQSDNLIVILQSFGYKHGIPLDADYVFDVRHLPNPHWDLELRRFSGLDEPVRRFLEGSQQTNDMFEDIYTFLEKWLPAFAEGHRHYMTISVGCTGGQHRSVYIVDRLKQALEAKWTVQILHREMKHWS
- the panC gene encoding pantoate--beta-alanine ligase, with translation MKTETTIQGLTASLAPARSSKKLIGFVPTMGNLHEGHLTLVREAKKLCDVVVVSIFVNPIQFGAGEDFDSYPRTLEQDSRLLADVGCDIIFAPTVEQMYGTQPRLTNISVGQITDDLCGKSRPGHFDGVAVVVTKLFNIVQPDFAFFGQKDYQQLAVIRQLVQDLNMPLEVIGVPIVRAEDGLALSSRNGYLTEQQRAAAPTIYQLLKQAEQQLHEGQALSQVLENISAQLTQAGFVVDYVEARQTNLQPIQQFDQNLVLFIAAKLGSTRLIDNLQIDFKT
- the panB gene encoding 3-methyl-2-oxobutanoate hydroxymethyltransferase; its protein translation is MISLSDLRKFKAEGRKFSCLTCYDASMAKAMELAEIDTILIGDSLGMAIQGRDSTLPVTVEDMAYHTAAVRRGNAHALIMTDLPFMSYATLEDGLKNAKSVMQVGAQMVKIEGGAWLSELVTVLTRNGIPVCVHLGLTPQSVHVFGGYKLQARTREAADQLIADCQAVVDAGAAVLLLECVPAQLGKEIAELFPNTPVIGIGAGNETDGQVLVVQDMLGLTFGRVARFVRNFMKEQAGETAIVDAFKSYHAAVQDQSFPAKEHTFQVEL
- the folK gene encoding 2-amino-4-hydroxy-6-hydroxymethyldihydropteridine diphosphokinase produces the protein MTIRTYIGLGSNLGDSRQILSEAVAKLASLGAVQVSRLYQSPPMGPQDQPHYLNAVVQLDTTLAPLALLDQLQQFEQESGRVRLRRWGERTLDLDLLIYGQEQIQNERLTVPHIGILQRDFVLLPLLDLDAHLQLNGHSLKDLELVQQANLTVIADQSWATA
- the pcnB gene encoding polynucleotide adenylyltransferase PcnB; this encodes MQTLRASKCGLSTTQLPSSILDVIDSLTKAGYEAYIVGGGVRDMMLGLNPKDFDAVTNATPAQVKEVFGRRCRIIGRRFELAHVYSGRELIEVATFRAPPKKAVTSASGMILRDNNWGTIEQDFARRDFSINTLYYQPRKGIVLDFCHAVDDINSRTLRFLGEPAQRFEEDPVRMLRALRFAAKLNFQIDQSILDVFDPEMTQLLRDVSPHRLYDESQKLFTMGHLTRVLPMLIEFGVWKQLFAEIPPNLTAFIDRAARNTDQRIQIGKTINPAFFYAVLLWKPFLERCDFYLNKGVVPAEARAQAGLDVLKRQATRTIIPRFAETFIREVWEMQTRLLNPKPQQIEALAGHARFRAGFDFLLLREKSGDSGTEGMGVWWEAYQEMSTDQKEAVIRQYNRQRSKTRRKAVEVDEPKTAEIEPLVNVPEPRSRRAKKERVRADESSSRFIEKATTGSVNADHPILKRKRIQRDLSQVVFGPTQ